Proteins found in one Zea mays cultivar B73 chromosome 1, Zm-B73-REFERENCE-NAM-5.0, whole genome shotgun sequence genomic segment:
- the LOC100278120 gene encoding uncharacterized protein LOC100278120: MSRKRQPQASAGPRRAGGGGGGEPSGSTSCFSLPQRPAEPKRQRIALRDVNTEVMQNTIALEPLARRVEEFDKGNWTEENTQILCDLVVEQIREGNYLHGHMKNTAYKVMAQKYYECTNLFHAPKQLENRYNQCEAMYQWINWADGEPGLCRGDNGSIIADDGWWENYTQGKYSECKKFKYGMPSYIDQLAEMFGVTTVDVWTSYVAGESEEPTYGNLDMGEEEDEVDIRSPLSSSSKKRTGSNTDTASSPPRKHKSPMIECEALIDTLQSLNSKDLDVAKQIQEDHIAKNKKLEQEKENKEIDKCFELAKECGATEETEEFYVATRIFAERYYRYVFIKMTTDAGRMAWLKKWCRDWTG; this comes from the exons ATGTCCCGGAAGAGGCAGCCGCAGGCGAGCGCCGGCCCGCGGCGCGCCGGCGGTGGTGGAGGGGGTGAGCCTAGTGGGAGCACATCGTGCTTCTCCCTGCCCCAGCGCCCCGCCGAGCCGAAGCGGCAGAGGATCGCCCTTCGCGA TGTCAACACGGAGGTGATGCAGAACACCATTGCGCTCGAGCCCCTCGCCAGGAGAGTG GAAGAATTTGACAAGGGCAATTGGACCGAAGAAAATACACAGATACTATGTGATCTTGTTGTTGAACAGATTAGGGAAGGAAACTATCTTCATGGCCACATGAAAAATACAGCTTACAAGGTCATGGCTCAAAAGTATTATGAATGCACTAACCTTTTCCATGCACCAAAGCAACTTGAAAATAGATACAACCAGTGCGAGGCTATGTACCAGTGGATCAATTGGGCCGATGGTGAACCTGGATTATGTCGGGGAGACAATGGAAGCATAATAGCAGATGATGGTTGGTGGGAAAACTATACACAG GGAAAGTACTCTGAGTGTAAAAAATTCAAATATGGCATGCCTTCTTACATTGACCAACTAGCAGAGATGTTCGGTGTAACAACAGTTGATGTTTGGACTTCATATGTTGCTGGAGAAAGTGAGGAACCAACATATGGTAATTTGGACATGGGTGAGGAGGAGGATGAAGTAGATATTAGGAGTCCATTGAGCAGCAGTAGTAAGAAGAGGACTGGCAGCAATACTGATACAGCCAGTAGTCCTCCTAGGAAGCATAAAAGTCCAATGATTGAATGCGAAGCTTTGATAGACACCCTACAATCTTTAAACTCCAAAGACTTGGATGTGGCCAAACAGATACAAGAAGACCACATAGCTAAAAATAAGAAGTTAGAACAGGAAAAAGAGAATAAGGAGATAGATAAATGTTTCGAACTGGCCAAAGAATGTGGAGCAACTGAGGAGACAGAGGAGTTCTATGTAGCCACTAGGATCTTTGCAGAAAGATACTACCGTTATGTCTTCATCAAAATGACTACAGATGCAGGGAGAATGGCTTGGTTGAAGAAGTGGTGCAGGGATTGGACTGGTTGA
- the LOC100284030 gene encoding permease I translates to MAAPAPKQEELQPHAVRDQLPSVSYCLTSPPPWPEAVLLGFQHYLVMLGTTVIIPTALVPQMGGGNEEKARVVQTLLFVAGINTLIQSFLGTRLPAVMGGSYTFVAPTISIILAGRYSGIADPHEKFVRIMRGTQGALIVASTLQIIIGFSGLWRIVVRLLSPLSAAPLVALVGFGLYELGFPSVAKCVEIGLPQILLLVALSQYVPHLVPLLSTAFERFAVIMSVVLIWLYAFFLTVGGAYKNAAPKTQFHCRTDRSGLVGGAPWISVPYPFQWGAPTFDAGEAFAMMAASFVALVESTGAFIAVSRYASATPCPPSVMSRGIGWQGVGILLGGLFGTANGTTVSVENAGLLALTRVGSRRVVQISAGFMIFFSILGKFGAVFASIPGPVIAAVYCLLFAYVGMAGVGFLQFCNLNSFRTKFILGFSLFMGLSVPQYFNEYTSVAGFGPVHTRARWFNDMINVVFSSKALVGGAVAYFLDNTLHRRDGVARKDRGHHFWDRFRSFKTDPRSEEFYSLPFNLNKFFPSF, encoded by the exons ATGGCGGCGCCGGCGCCgaagcaggaggagctgcagccgCACGCCGTCAGGGACCAGCTGCCCTCCGTCTCCTACTGCCTCACCAGCCCGCCCCCATGGC CGGAGGCCGTCCTCCTCGGCTTCCAGCACTACCTCGTcatgctcggcaccaccgtcatcaTCCCCACCGCGCTCGTCCCCCAGATGGGCGGCGGCAAT GAGGAGAAGGCGCGGGTGGTGCAGACGCTGCTGTTCGTGGCCGGGATCAACACGCTGATCCAGAGCTTCCTCGGCACGCGCCTCCCCGCCGTCATGGGTGGCTCCTACACCTTCGTCGCGCCCACCATCTCCATCATCCTCGCCGGCCGCTACAGCGGCATTGCCGATCCCCACGAG AAATTCGTGCGCATCATGCGGGGCACGCAAGGCGCGCTCATTGTGGCCTCCACCCTCCAAATCATCATTGGCTTCAGTGGCCTTTGGCGCATTGTCGTCAG GCTGCTGAGCCCGCTGTCTGCTGCTCCCTTGGTCGCCCTCGTCGGATTCGGCCTCTATGAACTGGGGTTTCCAAGT GTTGCCAAATGTGTAGAGATCGGTCTTCCACAGATTTTACTGCTGGTTGCACTTTCTCAG TACGTACCACATTTGGTCCCCTTGCTGAGTACTGCCTTTGAGCGGTTTGCTGTCATAATGTCCGTCGTCCTCATCTGGCTTTACGCCTTCTTCCTGACGGTCGGCGGTGCCTATAAGAATGCTGCTCCCAAGACCCAATTCCACTGCCGCACTGATCGATCTGGGCTTGTTGGGGGCGCTCCATG GATAAGTGTACCCTATCCGTTTCAGTGGGGAGCTCCAACCTTTGATGCTGGTGAAGCCTTTGCTATGATGGCagcttcttttgttgctcttgtggaG TCCACCGGTGCATTTATCGCTGTTTCACGGTATGCCAGCGCAACACCATGCCCTCCTTCCGTCATGAGCCGTGGCATCGGGTGGCAG GGAGTTGGCATTTTGCTGGGTGGATTATTTGGAACTGCCAATGGAACCACTGTATCTGT CGAAAATGCTGGGCTGCTCGCTTTGACACGCGTTGGTAGTAGACGTGTTGTGCAGATTTCTGCTGGATTTATGATATTCTTCTCAATCCTTG GTAAATTCGGGGCTGTTTTCGCATCAATTCCCGGCCCAGTTATCGCAGCTGTATACTGTCTTCTCTTCGCATATGTTG GTATGGCAGGTGTTGGGTTCCTACAGTTCTGCAACCTGAACAGCTTCCGAACAAAGTTCATCCTGGGATTCTCCTTGTTTATGGGTCTGTCGGTGCCACAGTATTTCAACGAATACACTTCCGTCGCGGGCTTTGGTCCAGTGCACACGCGTGCAAGATGG TTCAACGATATGATCAACGTGGTGTTTTCCTCGAAGGCGCTTGTTGGCGGGGCGGTGGCGTATTTTCTGGACAACACCCTGCACAGGCGCGATGGCGTCGCGAGGAAGGACCGGGGCCACCATTTCTGGGACAGGTTCAGGTCCTTCAAGACCGACCCGCGCAGCGAGGAGTTCTACTCCCTCCCGTTCAACCTCAACaaattcttcccgtccttctga
- the LOC100216670 gene encoding Ras-related protein RABA2c, which yields MAHRMDNEYDYLFKIVLIGDSGVGKSNILSRFTRNEFCLESKSTIGVEFATRTLQVEGKTIKAQIWDTAGQERYRAITSAYYRGAVGALLVYDITKKQTFENIQRWLRELRDHADSNIVIMMVGNKSDLNHLRSVAEEDGQALAEKEGLSFLETSALEALNVEKAFQTVLSDIHQIISKKALAAQEAAGSGPPGQGTTINIADPSANTKRGCCSS from the exons ATGGCGCACCGTATGGACAACGAGTACGACTACCTCTTCAAGATCGTGCTCATCGGCGACTCCGGCGTCGGCAAGTCCAACATCCTCTCCCGATTCACCCGCAACGAGTTCTGCCTCGAGTCCAAGTCCACCATCGGCGTCGAGTTCGCCACCCGCACCCTGCAG GTTGAAGGGAAAACCATCAAAGCCCAAATATGGGATACTGCTGGGCAAGAGAGGTACCGTGCAATCACAAGTGCGTACTACAGAGGAGCTGTGGGTGCACTTCTAGTCTACGACATCACGAAGAAGCAGACATTCGAAAACATACAGAGGTGGCTTCGTGAGCTCCGCGACCACGCCGACTCCAACATTGTGATCATGATGGTTGGTAACAAGTCCGACCTGAACCACCTGAGGTCGGTTGCAGAGGAAGACGGGCAGGCATTGGCAGAGAAGGAAGGCCTATCCTTCCTCGAGACATCCGCCCTCGAAGCGCTCAATGTCGAGAAGGCGTTCCAGACCGTCCTCTCTGATATTCACCAAATCATAAGCAAGAAGGCACTTGCAGCCCAAGAGGCAGCAGGCAGTGGGCCTCCAGGTCAAGGAACCACCATCAACATCGCAGACCCATCTGCCAACACGAAGAGAGGGTGCTGCTCTTCATAA
- the LOC100280558 gene encoding uncharacterized protein LOC100280558 — translation MSGSAFNAFKSRVPVAWSPRLYITLVRGLPGTRRLHRRTLEAMRLRRCHRTVEHRTTPSLLGMLTQVKRLVAVETEEMYNARKQAEAERRAPRPPLVVSHHQPPPPALKPAAAAAEGAAATAP, via the coding sequence ATGAGCGGAAGCGCGTTCAACGCGTTCAAGTCGCGGGTGCCGGTGGCGTGGAGTCCCCGGCTGTACATCACGCTGGTGCGGGGCCTACCGGGCACGCGCCGCCTCCACCGCCGCACGCTCGAGGCCAtgcgcctccgccgctgccaccgcACCGTCGAGCACCGCACCACGCCGTCGCTGCTCGGGATGCTCACCCAGGTGAAGCGCCTCGTCGCCGTCGAGACCGAGGAGATGTACAACGCGCGCAAGCAGGCCGAGGCGGAGAGGCGCGCGCCCAGACCCCCGCTCGTCGTCTCCCACCACCAGCCACCGCCGCCGGCTCTGAAGCCGGCAGCCGCCGCCGCGGAGGGTGCTGCTGCCACTGCGCCATAG